One genomic window of Thalassoroseus pseudoceratinae includes the following:
- a CDS encoding DUF1592 domain-containing protein, protein MKTHRFRLGLLAVLLSILTSTQTQAADGLLVRYDFRDGKGNVVHDRSGVGNPLDLIIDSPSNVRWAADHLTIRSATRIVSKQPATKVFEAVRKSNAISVEAWVKPANTSQDGPARVVSISSDTSHRNFTLGQEKDQYDARLRSTRTSTNGIPSTSTPAKSLKTELTHVVFTRDPRGQTRMFVNGRQSANRNVAGDLRNWDRGYRLILGNEQSNDRPWLGEFHAVAIYNRALSANEVLQKFRAGSQADPNTSSPLATRKSPSRFETHIAPLFAEHCLECHDSAIHQGGLDLSKKAAAFAGGDRGNVITPGNAKDSELWQLVAKDEMPHDRAPLSDDEKEQLRKWLDEGAEWTSEAIDPVVYKNEGHAGDVWVQRLTLPEYIATVKAAVDVDISQEAKQLLPPDLRADGFRNTAYNLGIDLKHIEAYSKLAEIIVNRMNVLEFSAKFSKSRKLSTDDTMRDHVAAMGKWLFRGPLNRDEVNQFSGIATTVASAGGDFEEAIRYIVQAMLQSPRFVYRIEHQRGDGGRRLLDSYELASRMSYIVWGAPPDRELFEAADQGRLSSREQIESQLRRMIKDPRTIDRSEQFLVEWFNLDRLRNLRPNEDRFPEWSPKLADDMRRETIAFFREVAWKQNRPLSDLLNAQVTFATPELAKFYDLKPQSDNLARYDLSDVPHRGGLLTQGSVLTIGGDEASMVARGLFVLHDLLRGTINAPPPCVNTTPPPTKTGLTQRLIAEQRIGDSRCGVCHVRFEPLAFGLEQFDGIGAWHERDEHGNPLRSDGTILFPGTAKPIAYTTSAELMDRLADSERVQESLTWKVTQFALGRPLIAADAPLVKEIHQQSQKNGGTYASLISAIVMSDLVQTTRTQQEES, encoded by the coding sequence ATGAAAACGCATCGATTCCGTCTCGGACTGCTCGCCGTTCTTCTGAGTATTCTGACCTCAACACAGACGCAAGCGGCAGACGGTTTGCTCGTTCGGTACGATTTCCGTGACGGCAAAGGCAACGTGGTTCATGACCGCAGCGGTGTCGGCAACCCATTGGATTTGATCATTGATTCGCCCAGCAACGTGCGTTGGGCCGCCGATCATCTCACGATCCGATCAGCGACTCGCATCGTTTCCAAGCAGCCAGCGACCAAAGTGTTTGAGGCCGTTCGCAAGTCGAATGCTATCAGCGTGGAGGCGTGGGTGAAGCCGGCGAACACATCCCAAGACGGACCGGCTCGAGTAGTGTCGATCTCGTCGGATACCAGTCACCGCAATTTCACGTTGGGGCAAGAAAAAGACCAGTACGACGCCCGCTTGCGATCCACCCGCACCAGCACCAACGGCATTCCTTCAACCAGTACACCTGCGAAGTCACTCAAAACGGAACTGACACACGTCGTCTTCACACGGGACCCACGCGGGCAGACCCGAATGTTCGTGAACGGTCGGCAAAGCGCCAACCGGAACGTCGCGGGAGACCTGCGAAATTGGGACCGGGGTTATCGACTGATCTTAGGGAATGAGCAATCGAACGATCGTCCCTGGTTGGGCGAGTTCCATGCCGTTGCGATTTACAACCGCGCGTTGTCAGCGAACGAAGTCCTTCAGAAGTTCCGGGCCGGTAGCCAAGCGGATCCCAATACATCCTCTCCATTGGCAACGCGAAAAAGCCCAAGCCGCTTTGAAACGCACATCGCTCCGTTGTTCGCGGAACACTGCCTGGAATGTCACGATTCCGCCATTCACCAAGGTGGTTTGGATCTCTCGAAGAAAGCCGCTGCGTTCGCGGGGGGAGATCGGGGGAACGTCATCACACCGGGCAATGCGAAGGACAGCGAACTGTGGCAACTCGTCGCCAAGGATGAAATGCCGCATGATCGGGCACCGCTTTCCGATGACGAAAAAGAACAACTGCGAAAGTGGCTCGACGAGGGAGCCGAATGGACTAGCGAAGCCATCGATCCGGTCGTCTACAAGAACGAAGGCCATGCGGGTGACGTGTGGGTACAACGGCTGACCTTGCCGGAGTACATCGCTACCGTGAAAGCGGCGGTCGATGTCGATATCAGCCAGGAAGCCAAGCAACTTTTGCCACCCGATCTGCGAGCCGACGGTTTCCGCAACACCGCTTACAATCTGGGAATCGATCTAAAACACATCGAAGCCTACAGCAAGCTCGCCGAAATCATTGTCAACCGGATGAATGTGCTGGAGTTCTCGGCGAAGTTTTCCAAAAGTCGTAAACTCTCGACTGACGACACCATGCGTGACCATGTCGCCGCAATGGGAAAGTGGCTTTTTCGCGGCCCACTCAATCGGGACGAAGTCAACCAATTCAGCGGCATCGCCACGACCGTCGCCAGTGCCGGCGGCGATTTCGAAGAAGCCATCCGCTACATCGTGCAGGCCATGTTGCAGTCGCCGCGGTTTGTCTATCGCATCGAACACCAACGCGGCGACGGCGGGCGACGACTGCTCGATAGTTACGAACTCGCCTCCCGCATGAGCTACATCGTCTGGGGCGCTCCGCCGGATCGTGAATTGTTCGAGGCCGCCGACCAAGGCCGCTTGAGTTCACGGGAGCAGATCGAATCGCAACTTCGGCGAATGATCAAAGACCCTCGCACCATCGATCGTTCCGAACAGTTTCTCGTCGAGTGGTTTAATCTCGATCGGCTGAGAAATCTCCGTCCCAACGAAGACCGCTTCCCCGAATGGAGCCCGAAGTTAGCAGACGACATGCGACGGGAAACAATCGCGTTCTTCCGTGAAGTCGCATGGAAACAGAACCGTCCATTATCCGATTTGTTGAACGCTCAAGTCACGTTCGCCACGCCGGAACTCGCAAAGTTCTACGACCTGAAACCCCAAAGTGATAATCTGGCTCGCTACGATTTGTCCGATGTTCCGCACCGTGGGGGATTGCTCACGCAGGGTAGTGTGCTCACGATCGGCGGTGATGAAGCCTCGATGGTGGCCCGCGGATTGTTCGTGCTCCACGATTTATTGCGAGGCACGATCAACGCTCCGCCGCCGTGCGTCAACACGACTCCGCCGCCCACAAAAACCGGACTCACCCAACGACTCATCGCGGAGCAACGCATCGGCGATTCGAGGTGCGGAGTCTGTCACGTCCGCTTCGAACCGCTCGCGTTTGGACTGGAACAATTCGACGGCATCGGAGCGTGGCACGAACGCGACGAGCACGGCAACCCGTTGCGGAGCGACGGAACGATTCTGTTCCCCGGCACGGCGAAACCGATCGCGTACACAACCTCGGCCGAACTGATGGACCGACTCGCCGACAGCGAACGTGTGCAAGAAAGTCTGACTTGGAAGGTCACACAATTCGCCCTCGGTCGCCCCTTGATCGCCGCCGACGCACCGTTGGTGAAGGAAATTCACCAGCAGTCCCAGAAGAACGGCGGCACATATGCCAGCTTGATTTCGGCCATTGTCATGAGTGATCTTGTCCAAACCACCCGCACCCAACAGGAAGAGTCGTAA
- a CDS encoding HlyD family efflux transporter periplasmic adaptor subunit: protein MSYTSHVPSVPTQSFTPQPSSKVCFLAIVFAFGLGCGFVSWSKAGPVERARGVCLAPEVHITAESPISLLALPVHSGQTVHEGQTLAEIRDETAWNYRNELEKELQESTEQVAERTRQYESELNLRMAQLDDVIQRLKTQDETELGTPEILGLSAATVGITSQPSSKLQELERERLELPAQIRKELELDQLIAKQQECQIAFAEWERLAEAKPWTAPTGGVVAGVHVNPEATLPANALFMTIQDTDHPKVRVELKAAKAARLEIGQRVSVRFSPKEERIGILESIDTGRHLAGTAAFRDDPRYRTLTIAPAERWPSVRQESGVEIRWNHVISP from the coding sequence GTGTCTTACACGTCTCACGTTCCATCTGTTCCGACGCAGTCGTTCACCCCACAACCTTCGTCGAAGGTCTGTTTTCTCGCCATCGTTTTCGCGTTCGGACTGGGATGCGGTTTCGTCAGCTGGAGCAAAGCCGGCCCTGTGGAACGCGCTCGGGGTGTGTGTCTTGCTCCGGAAGTTCATATCACTGCCGAGTCGCCGATTTCGTTGCTCGCGTTGCCCGTTCACTCGGGGCAAACGGTGCATGAAGGGCAAACGCTGGCCGAGATTCGGGATGAGACGGCTTGGAACTACCGCAACGAACTCGAAAAAGAACTGCAAGAATCCACCGAACAGGTTGCCGAGCGAACCCGCCAATACGAATCGGAATTGAATCTTCGTATGGCACAACTCGACGATGTGATCCAGCGGTTGAAGACCCAAGACGAAACGGAATTGGGCACCCCCGAAATTCTCGGGCTCAGTGCAGCCACGGTAGGGATTACGTCGCAACCGTCTTCGAAGTTACAGGAACTCGAACGGGAACGTCTCGAACTGCCCGCGCAAATTCGGAAAGAGCTTGAACTGGATCAGCTCATCGCGAAGCAACAGGAATGCCAGATCGCGTTCGCGGAATGGGAGCGGCTTGCCGAAGCGAAACCATGGACCGCTCCGACTGGCGGTGTCGTCGCGGGCGTGCATGTCAATCCGGAGGCCACGCTGCCAGCAAATGCGTTGTTTATGACGATTCAAGATACCGACCATCCCAAAGTTCGCGTGGAACTCAAAGCCGCGAAAGCCGCGCGATTGGAAATCGGTCAGCGAGTGTCGGTCCGATTCTCTCCGAAAGAAGAGCGAATCGGCATCTTGGAATCCATCGACACCGGACGCCATTTGGCAGGAACCGCCGCGTTTCGTGATGATCCACGATATCGGACCCTCACGATTGCCCCAGCCGAACGGTGGCCGTCCGTCCGGCAGGAATCCGGTGTCGAAATTCGTTGGAACCACGTAATTTCCCCATAA
- a CDS encoding glycerate kinase type-2 family protein has translation MTNLRDDALTIWKAGVAAVDSQRLVTNVLSADSASLTIADEAIPRDRFQRCVVVGAGKAGAGMAAAVEEFFASQGLLDHLSGWVNVPEDCVRPLRKIQLHPARPAGVNEPTEQGVVGSRKILELISDLGPNDVCLVLISGGGSALLPCPIDGISLADKQTVTRFLMRSGATIGELNLVRKQLSQIKGGGLARRSSAGRTISLIISDVIGDPLEIIASGPTVADSSTPTAALAVLEKFDPGRESVPEPIWQVLHHRERNFNPLPIPDSVRNCIIGNNRVAVDAAAAQAVTMGYQIEVLGTDHAGVASEVGRDLARQCAEFSRSASPDEPKRCWLSGGEPVVHLASTELPRKGGRNQELVLAALMEFWDTGMDHLAILSGGTDGEDGPTNAAGAIADEQTRETAVHKQFNPNEFLAINNSYPFFAQTNSLIITGPTHTNVMDLRVALWNPSSPPFQS, from the coding sequence ATGACGAATCTGCGTGATGATGCTCTCACAATTTGGAAAGCCGGCGTTGCCGCCGTCGATTCGCAACGGTTGGTCACAAATGTGCTTTCGGCGGATTCCGCCTCGCTGACGATCGCCGACGAAGCCATTCCACGTGATCGGTTTCAGCGTTGTGTTGTCGTCGGAGCCGGGAAAGCCGGAGCGGGAATGGCGGCCGCGGTCGAGGAGTTTTTCGCCTCGCAGGGGTTGCTCGATCACCTCTCCGGTTGGGTCAATGTGCCGGAAGACTGTGTGCGACCGCTGCGAAAAATTCAACTTCATCCCGCGAGACCGGCGGGCGTGAACGAACCGACGGAACAGGGCGTCGTTGGTTCTCGGAAGATTTTGGAATTGATCTCCGATCTCGGGCCGAACGATGTATGTTTGGTGTTGATCTCCGGCGGCGGCAGCGCATTGTTGCCCTGCCCGATTGACGGCATTTCACTCGCGGACAAACAAACCGTCACAAGGTTTCTGATGCGATCCGGCGCGACGATCGGGGAATTGAATCTCGTTCGCAAGCAACTCTCACAGATCAAAGGCGGCGGTTTGGCACGGCGATCGTCGGCAGGCCGTACGATTTCGCTGATCATCTCCGACGTCATCGGCGATCCGTTGGAGATCATTGCCTCCGGTCCGACGGTTGCAGACTCATCCACACCGACCGCTGCCCTCGCCGTGTTGGAAAAATTCGATCCCGGTCGGGAGTCTGTTCCGGAACCAATTTGGCAGGTTTTGCACCACAGGGAACGGAATTTCAATCCGCTGCCCATTCCTGACAGCGTCCGAAATTGCATCATCGGTAACAATCGTGTTGCGGTAGACGCCGCAGCGGCACAAGCAGTGACGATGGGTTATCAAATTGAAGTGCTTGGCACGGATCATGCAGGGGTTGCGAGTGAAGTCGGTCGAGATTTGGCTCGACAGTGTGCGGAGTTCTCACGATCGGCTTCTCCCGATGAACCGAAACGATGTTGGCTTAGTGGCGGTGAACCGGTGGTGCATCTTGCGTCGACCGAGTTACCGAGGAAAGGTGGGCGGAATCAGGAACTCGTGTTGGCGGCTCTGATGGAATTCTGGGACACCGGGATGGATCACCTCGCAATTCTTTCCGGCGGAACCGATGGTGAAGACGGCCCCACCAATGCCGCCGGAGCCATCGCCGATGAGCAAACTCGCGAAACCGCCGTTCACAAACAATTCAATCCAAACGAATTTTTGGCGATCAACAATTCTTATCCGTTCTTTGCACAAACAAACAGTTTGATTATCACGGGGCCGACACATACAAATGTCATGGATTTGCGGGTTGCGCTCTGGAACCCGTCATCTCCTCCTTTCCAATCATGA
- a CDS encoding serine/threonine protein kinase has protein sequence MRKLSRDLPAFDSVWIDALVGRGKLTPFQASLLEEYRFEDLTVGPWVLVDRLGSSERAVTYSAKDRSASRRVTLKRSRCPKADSERLAAELQDLIQRFPRVRHGGAVGPVAVLNFGEELITVSPFADGPQLRELLTRRGRFPADVVEAIARQMVQTLAELETSGILHGDLQLENVRISADGQAVLVDPGLTPILRPQLTVPECTTPNRYDGTAPERIGTGEPCRTTSDMYAMGCLLWHLLAGRSPYPTGDPLAKLVAHTSKRVPDVREIAIETPEPLAKIIHALTDPDPNRRPSSFRQLRDRWGTARPRHRNIIRSFRESFQAALGRPEKTDTSSGRWKTVAAMLLCVSGAAVTMSDAGLKSWLVNIPSAVRPTVPADKPVEPTDDASKTTPSPKPAPQALPLPSPDANGVIELEGGQLYSVSPINTVGPLTVRGVGTEPARLRITSTAWKITATTVTFESLDVGTETSVAMELQAENFGLNRCRFRSTVAEGTTSFINWQPLDSAGQHQVLVRDCHFSSGSVFTAAELPEHVRLQNSLFVDAASLLRVAKPESPVQSRIRLESVTVRDGQSLLDWSADRAMPSTLLQLSLTDCLLGLNEGGAIVRWQSPQPNELVKTLRIAGPGSLLGDGGTIAVGRASADAAWQIANDRFLSVEDFAIGRFQFTGSAAGSAANSQVTDWQGPRRSANRPGADVSRLTFPKFPTLDPIP, from the coding sequence GTGCGAAAGTTGTCGCGAGATTTGCCGGCATTCGATTCGGTTTGGATTGATGCACTCGTCGGACGTGGCAAACTCACTCCATTCCAGGCCAGTTTGCTAGAGGAATATCGCTTCGAGGATCTCACCGTCGGTCCGTGGGTATTGGTGGACCGGCTTGGTTCCAGTGAACGAGCCGTGACATACTCGGCCAAAGATCGGTCCGCGTCTCGACGGGTCACTTTGAAACGGTCTCGTTGTCCCAAGGCGGACAGCGAACGTCTGGCGGCAGAACTACAGGATCTGATTCAGCGGTTTCCGCGAGTCCGACATGGCGGAGCGGTTGGGCCGGTGGCGGTGCTGAATTTCGGTGAGGAACTGATCACCGTCAGCCCGTTTGCTGATGGTCCGCAATTGCGAGAGTTGCTCACGCGACGCGGACGCTTCCCGGCGGATGTCGTGGAGGCCATCGCCCGGCAGATGGTGCAAACACTGGCGGAATTGGAAACGTCGGGCATTCTGCACGGCGACTTACAATTGGAGAACGTGCGGATTTCGGCGGACGGTCAAGCGGTGTTGGTCGATCCCGGTTTGACACCGATTCTTCGGCCGCAACTCACCGTTCCCGAATGCACCACTCCCAACCGTTACGACGGCACCGCTCCCGAACGCATCGGCACTGGCGAACCGTGTCGAACAACGTCGGATATGTACGCGATGGGGTGTTTGTTGTGGCATTTGTTGGCGGGACGGTCGCCGTATCCCACGGGGGATCCGTTGGCGAAACTCGTAGCTCACACCTCGAAACGCGTTCCGGATGTCCGGGAAATCGCCATCGAAACGCCGGAACCGCTCGCGAAAATCATTCATGCTTTGACAGACCCCGACCCGAATCGGCGGCCGTCATCGTTTCGACAACTGCGGGATCGGTGGGGCACCGCTCGTCCGCGACACCGGAATATCATTCGCAGTTTTCGAGAAAGTTTTCAGGCCGCGCTCGGTCGTCCCGAGAAAACCGACACATCCAGCGGACGATGGAAAACTGTCGCCGCCATGCTGCTCTGTGTTTCTGGCGCGGCCGTCACGATGTCCGATGCGGGTTTGAAATCGTGGTTGGTCAACATTCCGTCCGCTGTGAGGCCTACCGTTCCCGCGGACAAACCGGTCGAGCCAACCGACGACGCCTCGAAAACAACACCCAGCCCCAAACCGGCACCGCAGGCGTTGCCCTTGCCTTCGCCGGATGCCAATGGTGTGATTGAACTGGAAGGCGGACAGTTATACTCGGTTTCGCCGATCAACACCGTCGGACCGTTGACCGTCCGCGGGGTAGGCACAGAACCGGCGCGGTTACGGATCACGTCCACCGCCTGGAAAATCACCGCGACGACCGTCACGTTTGAGAGTCTAGACGTCGGGACGGAAACATCGGTCGCAATGGAACTTCAGGCGGAAAACTTCGGGCTGAATCGCTGTCGATTCCGAAGCACCGTTGCGGAGGGGACCACCTCGTTCATCAATTGGCAACCGCTCGATTCGGCAGGCCAACACCAAGTCTTGGTGCGGGATTGTCATTTTTCCTCGGGATCGGTTTTTACCGCCGCCGAGTTGCCAGAACACGTTCGGTTGCAGAATTCGTTGTTCGTCGATGCGGCTTCGCTCCTTCGCGTGGCGAAACCGGAATCGCCGGTGCAATCGCGGATTCGGTTGGAGTCCGTCACCGTTCGTGACGGACAATCGCTGCTCGATTGGTCAGCCGATCGGGCCATGCCATCGACGCTGCTTCAACTCTCATTGACAGACTGTCTCCTCGGGTTGAACGAAGGCGGTGCGATTGTGCGTTGGCAGTCTCCGCAACCGAACGAACTCGTCAAGACGCTCCGCATCGCTGGTCCCGGCAGTTTGTTGGGTGATGGCGGAACCATCGCGGTGGGACGTGCCAGTGCCGATGCAGCCTGGCAGATCGCCAATGATCGGTTTCTTTCCGTCGAGGATTTTGCGATCGGTCGCTTCCAGTTCACCGGTTCGGCGGCCGGTTCGGCGGCGAATTCGCAGGTTACGGATTGGCAAGGGCCCAGACGTTCCGCCAACCGTCCCGGTGCCGACGTCTCGCGGCTAACTTTCCCTAAATTCCCTACTCTCGATCCAATTCCTTGA
- a CDS encoding dicarboxylate/amino acid:cation symporter, giving the protein MNTPAETSETPAKRSGGHGLGPTLAIVAAIVLAVIVALIFPHFAASLKIGGDIFLGLLKMLVVPLVVVSVMSGVLGLGDVRRIGRPGGMAVLYYLSTTILAVVVGLVVVNIVQPGKAVNQSELEAAADQSEEAVEARQKAAARKAADEALATSLQAKDDAQAELDRANSALAETPDDEALQAAVEQANADLKAANLAVTQAERQKRDAGEEPSLGRILENLVRMLFTDNLFRSAMNMDLLPLILFSLFFAGLLTTLGSRVDAITTLVEQFNTALMQFVLLIMKTAPIGIFCLVAAQFGEAQAEDRLGTVIAQTQSYFITVLIGLAVHAFVTLPLILWLVTRRNPYRFMLKMAKPLLTAFSTASSSATLPITLETVIDDADVSRESAEFVLPLGATINMDGTALYEAAAAIFIAQAMGAAFDLTLTKQIVIAVTATLAAIGAAGIPQAGLFTMIIVFNAVGLPVEYVGYILSVDWLLDRFRTAVNVFGDSVGSAVVDGSFRSAMNEPVS; this is encoded by the coding sequence GTGAATACTCCCGCTGAAACGTCCGAAACACCTGCAAAGAGAAGCGGTGGTCATGGATTGGGACCGACATTAGCCATCGTTGCGGCGATTGTGCTTGCGGTGATTGTGGCGTTGATCTTTCCGCACTTTGCGGCATCGCTGAAAATTGGTGGCGATATTTTCCTCGGGCTGCTCAAAATGCTCGTGGTGCCGTTGGTGGTAGTCAGCGTGATGAGCGGCGTCTTGGGTTTGGGAGATGTGCGAAGGATCGGACGCCCAGGGGGAATGGCGGTTTTGTACTATCTATCGACGACCATTCTCGCGGTGGTCGTGGGTTTGGTGGTGGTGAACATCGTTCAACCCGGCAAAGCGGTGAATCAATCCGAACTGGAAGCCGCCGCCGATCAGAGTGAGGAGGCAGTCGAAGCGCGTCAGAAAGCTGCCGCCCGAAAGGCTGCGGATGAAGCATTGGCAACATCGCTGCAAGCCAAAGACGATGCCCAAGCAGAGTTGGACCGCGCAAATTCCGCACTTGCCGAAACGCCAGACGATGAAGCACTGCAAGCCGCAGTCGAACAGGCCAACGCCGATTTGAAGGCCGCCAATCTGGCCGTCACTCAGGCGGAACGTCAGAAACGAGATGCCGGTGAGGAACCCAGTTTGGGGCGAATTCTCGAAAACCTGGTGCGGATGCTGTTCACCGATAACCTGTTCCGCTCCGCAATGAACATGGATTTGCTGCCGTTGATTCTGTTTAGTCTGTTCTTCGCCGGATTGCTGACCACGCTCGGCTCCCGTGTGGATGCAATCACGACACTCGTTGAGCAATTCAACACCGCGTTGATGCAGTTCGTGTTGCTAATCATGAAGACGGCCCCGATCGGGATTTTCTGTCTCGTCGCCGCTCAGTTCGGTGAAGCACAGGCCGAGGATCGTTTGGGCACCGTCATCGCACAGACTCAATCTTACTTCATTACCGTGTTGATCGGTTTGGCCGTTCATGCGTTTGTGACGTTGCCTTTGATTCTCTGGCTCGTCACACGTCGGAACCCGTATCGATTCATGCTAAAAATGGCGAAACCGTTGTTGACGGCTTTCTCGACTGCCAGTTCCTCGGCGACGTTGCCCATCACATTGGAAACCGTGATCGACGATGCGGATGTTTCACGCGAATCCGCCGAATTCGTGCTGCCGTTGGGCGCGACGATCAACATGGATGGCACCGCATTGTACGAAGCGGCGGCGGCAATCTTTATCGCTCAGGCAATGGGGGCAGCCTTCGATCTTACATTGACCAAGCAAATCGTCATCGCGGTGACAGCCACGCTCGCGGCCATCGGAGCCGCCGGAATTCCCCAAGCCGGGCTGTTCACCATGATTATCGTCTTCAACGCCGTCGGTCTACCGGTGGAATACGTGGGCTATATTCTCTCAGTCGATTGGCTGTTGGACCGCTTCCGCACGGCGGTCAACGTGTTTGGTGATTCGGTCGGTTCGGCGGTCGTCGATGGCAGTTTCCGCAGTGCGATGAACGAACCGGTTTCGTAG
- a CDS encoding aldehyde ferredoxin oxidoreductase N-terminal domain-containing protein: protein MSEGPGNGATKTPQDFQIRHVDVNLTKKTTDVTQIPCVDYEDAFGGMARGFKLLESCPVNDAYAPEATLIMNLGVLSGTDFMTGLRTYFHAYSPLKMSLVGKPSAMWSAGSGKFGTKLRMLGVDEVCFTGRCESPSLLRISKGDDEQLQFEILDASHLVGLRTNAKIQTLHQQYPNAHFAVVGPAGENYNAVRFAAIALSTENQLKSGDPKARWCGRGGMGGVMGSKNLLAIVADIKDVQLPKSGPELKTINQEIARGKGSARFRDKKKNNGGGGTWANYEALNPVHAMPEMNFVPTGTAVSLPLHRPLVEEMEPLLVKDESCFRCGISCHKNVYDKETVEKNGKMKEVPGKFRAKLDFEPLNLLASNIGIFDIHQSCELVELVDEMGMDSISCGTTLSYAMEYNNRHRDKPIAGGLRYGDFEATRDAVIAMGEGRLEELGQGTLRLSRHLGETGYAMQAKGVEFPAYLPQTNPGYPWALAGGHMSMKTYLLLLYERETNMEYWVDAITNPKRGLAILRDDFLGSCKFTGLPNDQMATAIETVSGLSCSPDVLENTIRRVFLRGYKLERMQGFGADDYVMPAESLQEYPQIQLPYFNTPEFFEELKKQVIARFDEMLAAEEW, encoded by the coding sequence GTGTCGGAGGGACCGGGCAACGGAGCCACCAAAACACCGCAGGACTTCCAAATTCGGCACGTCGATGTCAACTTAACCAAGAAGACCACCGACGTAACGCAAATTCCCTGCGTGGATTACGAAGACGCATTCGGGGGAATGGCTCGCGGGTTCAAGCTACTTGAAAGCTGCCCAGTCAACGATGCGTATGCTCCCGAAGCAACCTTGATCATGAATCTTGGTGTCCTCAGTGGCACCGACTTCATGACCGGATTGCGAACGTATTTCCATGCGTATTCACCATTGAAGATGTCGCTCGTGGGGAAACCCTCTGCGATGTGGTCGGCGGGCAGTGGGAAATTCGGCACGAAATTGCGGATGCTGGGGGTCGACGAAGTCTGCTTCACCGGACGATGTGAATCACCCAGCCTGTTGCGAATTTCCAAAGGCGACGACGAACAACTGCAGTTTGAAATTCTCGACGCGAGCCACCTCGTCGGTTTGCGGACGAACGCCAAGATTCAAACGCTCCATCAGCAATATCCGAATGCTCATTTCGCGGTCGTTGGTCCGGCCGGTGAAAACTACAACGCCGTCCGGTTTGCCGCCATCGCCCTGTCCACAGAGAACCAACTTAAAAGCGGCGATCCCAAAGCCCGTTGGTGCGGACGTGGCGGTATGGGCGGCGTGATGGGTTCCAAAAATCTGCTCGCCATCGTGGCCGACATCAAAGACGTGCAACTGCCCAAAAGCGGCCCGGAACTCAAAACGATCAACCAGGAAATCGCCCGGGGCAAAGGCTCGGCACGATTTCGAGACAAGAAAAAGAACAACGGCGGCGGCGGAACCTGGGCGAATTACGAGGCACTCAACCCCGTCCACGCCATGCCAGAAATGAACTTCGTTCCCACCGGAACCGCGGTTTCACTGCCGTTGCATCGACCATTGGTCGAAGAAATGGAGCCGCTGCTGGTCAAGGACGAATCTTGTTTCCGCTGCGGAATCAGCTGTCACAAAAACGTTTACGACAAGGAAACGGTCGAGAAGAACGGCAAGATGAAAGAAGTGCCCGGCAAGTTTCGGGCAAAACTCGATTTTGAACCGCTCAACTTGTTGGCATCGAACATCGGCATTTTCGATATCCATCAATCTTGCGAACTGGTGGAACTCGTGGACGAGATGGGGATGGACTCCATTTCCTGTGGCACCACGCTTTCGTATGCGATGGAGTACAACAATCGACACCGGGACAAGCCCATCGCGGGTGGACTCCGCTATGGAGATTTCGAAGCCACACGGGACGCCGTCATTGCGATGGGCGAAGGACGACTCGAAGAACTCGGGCAGGGCACGTTGCGATTGTCCCGTCATCTTGGCGAAACCGGTTACGCCATGCAGGCCAAAGGCGTGGAATTCCCAGCGTATTTGCCGCAGACAAATCCGGGATATCCCTGGGCACTCGCCGGCGGGCATATGTCGATGAAGACCTATTTGCTCCTGCTCTACGAACGCGAAACCAACATGGAATACTGGGTCGACGCCATCACCAACCCCAAACGTGGTTTGGCGATCCTGCGTGACGACTTCCTCGGTTCCTGCAAGTTCACCGGACTGCCCAACGATCAGATGGCGACCGCCATCGAGACGGTGTCCGGATTGTCGTGTTCGCCGGACGTTCTGGAAAACACGATCCGTCGTGTGTTCCTCAGAGGCTACAAGTTGGAGCGGATGCAAGGTTTCGGTGCGGACGATTACGTGATGCCCGCCGAATCACTCCAAGAGTATCCACAAATCCAACTGCCGTACTTCAACACTCCGGAGTTCTTCGAGGAACTCAAGAAACAAGTGATCGCCCGGTTCGACGAAATGCTCGCTGCGGAAGAGTGGTAA
- a CDS encoding Rieske (2Fe-2S) protein, whose amino-acid sequence MAERVRIAGVSEIPPGTSREFAVSGRVVAVFNVDGVVHAMDGVCPHAGGPLGEGQLNGNIVTCPWHGWQFDVETGRHCLNPNLVHAIFAVSIEGEDIYLELPEA is encoded by the coding sequence GTGGCCGAGCGTGTCCGAATTGCTGGAGTCAGTGAGATCCCACCGGGGACCAGCCGGGAATTCGCCGTCAGCGGGCGAGTGGTGGCCGTGTTCAATGTGGACGGCGTCGTGCACGCGATGGACGGTGTTTGCCCTCACGCCGGCGGACCGCTCGGTGAGGGGCAGTTGAACGGCAACATCGTTACCTGTCCTTGGCATGGATGGCAATTCGATGTCGAGACCGGTCGGCACTGTTTGAACCCGAACTTGGTCCATGCGATCTTCGCAGTTAGTATCGAGGGAGAAGACATCTACCTCGAACTGCCGGAAGCGTAA